The following coding sequences are from one Paenibacillus sp. FSL R5-0912 window:
- a CDS encoding anti-sigma-F factor Fin family protein, whose protein sequence is MAINYVCRHCRTFLGSIDRSDITEMQLGLHSLTPAERRDIIAYDSEGEITVKVTCGYCKQALDNNPELSLLASPLQ, encoded by the coding sequence ATGGCAATAAACTATGTATGCAGGCACTGCCGGACATTCTTAGGAAGCATCGACAGAAGTGATATCACAGAGATGCAGCTGGGCCTACATTCCTTGACCCCTGCGGAACGCAGAGATATAATAGCGTATGATTCAGAAGGTGAGATTACGGTGAAGGTTACCTGCGGTTACTGTAAGCAGGCCCTGGATAACAATCCGGAACTTAGCCTGCTGGCCAGTCCGCTTCAGTAG
- the spoVG gene encoding septation regulator SpoVG: MQITDVRLRRVNSEGRMKAIASITIDNEFVVHDIRVIDGNNGMFVAMPSKRTPDGEFRDIAHPISSGTREKIQSAVLAEYERAATEEEEVIEEGA; this comes from the coding sequence ATGCAAATTACGGATGTCAGACTCCGCCGCGTCAACTCTGAGGGGAGAATGAAAGCAATCGCATCCATTACAATCGATAACGAGTTTGTTGTTCATGACATACGCGTCATCGATGGTAATAACGGGATGTTCGTTGCAATGCCCAGCAAGCGTACACCTGACGGTGAATTCCGCGATATCGCTCACCCGATTTCTTCGGGAACGCGCGAAAAGATTCAATCTGCGGTTCTGGCCGAGTACGAACGCGCCGCTACGGAAGAAGAAGAAGTCATTGAAGAGGGAGCTTAA
- the pth gene encoding aminoacyl-tRNA hydrolase, with the protein MKWIVGLGNPGTQYAKTKHNVGFMALDELASRHGIVFNQNKCKSVIGEGVIGGVKTVLIKPMTFMNLSGEAVRAYMDYYKVQLEDMIVVYDDLDTELGKIRLRYQGSAGGHNGIKSIIQHTGTQSFNRVRMGISRPEPGFAIVDYVLSTFAKKDGPKLETMIMDTCDAVEFGLQHTFEQTMAKFNG; encoded by the coding sequence ATGAAATGGATTGTTGGACTCGGAAATCCCGGAACGCAATATGCGAAGACCAAGCATAATGTTGGTTTTATGGCGCTGGATGAGCTTGCGTCCAGACACGGCATTGTCTTTAACCAGAATAAATGCAAATCGGTGATCGGCGAAGGGGTCATTGGCGGAGTTAAGACCGTACTGATTAAACCGATGACCTTCATGAACCTGTCCGGTGAGGCGGTCCGCGCTTATATGGATTATTACAAGGTGCAGCTGGAAGATATGATTGTTGTCTATGATGATCTGGATACGGAGCTGGGCAAAATCCGGCTGCGCTATCAAGGCAGTGCCGGTGGACATAACGGAATCAAGTCGATCATTCAGCACACAGGCACCCAGAGCTTCAACCGGGTGCGGATGGGAATCTCACGTCCGGAGCCGGGATTTGCAATTGTCGATTATGTGCTGTCTACATTCGCCAAGAAAGACGGACCCAAGCTGGAAACGATGATTATGGATACTTGTGATGCAGTGGAATTTGGCCTGCAGCACACATTTGAGCAGACTATGGCCAAGTTCAATGGCTGA
- a CDS encoding ribose-phosphate diphosphokinase, with protein MTYCDSKLKIFTCNSNPKLASQIADYIGIPMGESHTTSFSDGEIQVKLSESVRGCHVYIVQSTCGPVNDNLMELLVMVDALKRASAKSINVVIPYYGYARQDRKARSRDPITAKLVANLIEKAGAHRVITMDLHAMQIQGFFDIPVDHLLGVPILAQYFRSKQIQNPVVVSPDHGGVVRARKLADFLNAPLAIIDKRRPEPNVSEVMNIIGNIEGKTAILIDDIIDTAGTIVLGANALMEGGVKEVYACCTHPVLSGPAHERLENSPIKEIIVTDTIPIRSSNPTSKLKVLSVAPLMGEAIIRVHEELSISKLFEIE; from the coding sequence ATGACTTATTGCGATTCCAAACTAAAGATTTTCACCTGCAACTCCAATCCTAAGCTGGCTAGTCAGATTGCCGATTATATCGGTATTCCGATGGGCGAGTCCCATACTACTAGCTTCAGTGACGGAGAGATTCAGGTTAAGCTGTCGGAAAGCGTCCGGGGCTGTCATGTCTATATTGTACAGTCCACCTGTGGACCGGTTAACGACAATCTGATGGAGCTTCTCGTTATGGTGGATGCGCTTAAGCGTGCGTCTGCGAAGAGCATCAATGTCGTGATTCCTTACTACGGTTATGCGCGCCAAGACCGTAAGGCCCGTTCCCGTGATCCGATTACGGCCAAGCTGGTAGCCAACCTGATTGAAAAAGCGGGTGCACATCGCGTCATTACCATGGACCTTCATGCGATGCAGATTCAAGGCTTCTTCGATATTCCTGTAGATCATCTGCTGGGTGTTCCGATTCTGGCCCAATATTTCCGCTCCAAGCAAATTCAGAACCCGGTTGTCGTCTCACCGGACCATGGCGGTGTTGTGCGGGCAAGAAAGCTTGCTGACTTCCTCAACGCTCCACTGGCGATCATCGACAAGCGCCGTCCGGAGCCGAACGTTAGTGAGGTTATGAACATTATCGGTAACATTGAAGGTAAAACAGCGATTCTGATTGATGATATCATTGATACGGCAGGAACCATCGTTCTGGGGGCCAATGCTCTGATGGAAGGCGGCGTGAAGGAAGTCTACGCTTGCTGTACACATCCGGTATTGTCTGGACCTGCGCATGAACGCCTGGAGAACTCTCCAATCAAAGAAATTATCGTGACGGATACCATTCCAATTCGCAGCAGTAATCCGACAAGCAAGCTCAAAGTGCTGTCCGTAGCTCCGCTTATGGGCGAAGCTATTATTCGTGTGCATGAAGAGCTGTCGATCAGCAAACTGTTCGAGATCGAATAA
- the purR gene encoding pur operon repressor, whose product MKKLKRSQRLVDMTQFLLEKPHDLLPLSTFAERYGAAKSSVSEDLAIIKEVFEGEGMGELQTLAGAAGGVRYIPRMPMDMALAFVNRLCGQLEQSDRILPGGYLYMSDLLGLPSLMEQAGKIIATAFYGVEIDVVMTVETKGIPLAYATAAQLGLPVVLVRRDHQVTEGSAVSINYVSGSHKSIHTMSLSRRALREKSRVLIVDDFMKAGGTVRGMVDLLGEFNAEVAGVGVLVESGAVEKEERLLHDYVSLVKLTEVDSKVRRISAYPGNYFSS is encoded by the coding sequence GTGAAGAAACTTAAACGAAGCCAGCGATTGGTTGATATGACCCAATTTTTACTTGAGAAGCCGCATGATCTGCTGCCGCTCTCGACCTTCGCAGAGCGGTACGGTGCAGCGAAGTCATCGGTCAGTGAAGATCTGGCTATTATAAAAGAGGTATTTGAAGGCGAAGGCATGGGCGAACTGCAAACCCTTGCGGGTGCTGCAGGCGGAGTCAGGTATATTCCGCGGATGCCGATGGACATGGCACTTGCTTTCGTGAACCGGCTGTGCGGACAGCTGGAGCAGAGTGACCGGATTCTGCCCGGCGGTTATTTGTACATGTCCGATCTGCTGGGACTGCCGTCCCTGATGGAGCAAGCCGGTAAGATTATTGCTACGGCTTTTTACGGAGTAGAGATTGATGTCGTGATGACAGTGGAGACCAAGGGGATTCCGCTCGCTTATGCGACGGCTGCACAGCTTGGGCTGCCTGTAGTACTGGTGCGCCGCGACCATCAAGTGACCGAGGGTTCGGCGGTAAGCATTAACTACGTCTCGGGTTCGCACAAGAGTATACATACGATGTCGCTGTCCAGACGGGCATTGCGTGAGAAATCACGGGTGCTGATCGTGGATGACTTCATGAAGGCGGGCGGTACCGTACGCGGGATGGTTGATCTGCTGGGCGAGTTCAATGCCGAGGTCGCCGGTGTAGGCGTACTTGTAGAATCCGGAGCGGTGGAGAAGGAAGAACGCCTGCTGCATGATTACGTATCGCTCGTAAAGCTGACGGAGGTAGATTCCAAGGTACGGCGCATTTCCGCGTATCCCGGCAATTATTTCTCCTCCTGA
- the glmU gene encoding bifunctional UDP-N-acetylglucosamine diphosphorylase/glucosamine-1-phosphate N-acetyltransferase GlmU gives MKRMAVVLAAGQGKRMKSKLYKVLHPVCGKPMVGHVLDTVKATGCERTVVVVGHGAEKVKAYVGDNAEYVLQDIQLGTGHAVKQAKDLLGGEEGTTIVICGDTPLVMTETLEGLMALHEAQKAAATVLTAVMEQPAGYGRIIRGEDGGVQRIVEQKDCTESEAAVSEINTGTYCFDNVKLFAALEKVTNTNNQQEYYLTDVIGILRAQGDIVLGYQAHDAAESIGVNDRLALSEAEGYMRERINRGHMLNGVTLIDPASTYIGADVVIGADTVLYPGTVLKGKTVIGEDCVIGPASEIEDCVIMDGAVVKHSVLNQAEVGARASVGPFAYLRPGAVLGEEVKIGDFVEIKNATIGHGSKVSHLSYVGDAEVGKNVNIGCGAITVNYDGYNKSRTEIGDDAFIGSNVNLVAPVTVGKGAFVVAGSTITRSVPENDLAVARVRQENKPGYADKIRSRAKAKKDQSKSPS, from the coding sequence TTGAAAAGAATGGCTGTTGTACTTGCTGCAGGCCAAGGCAAGCGTATGAAATCTAAATTATACAAAGTGCTGCACCCCGTCTGTGGCAAACCGATGGTAGGGCACGTGCTTGATACAGTAAAGGCGACCGGATGCGAGCGTACAGTAGTCGTCGTAGGCCACGGCGCTGAGAAAGTTAAAGCTTATGTAGGCGACAATGCCGAATATGTGCTGCAGGATATCCAGCTTGGAACCGGGCATGCCGTCAAACAAGCCAAAGATCTGCTTGGCGGTGAAGAAGGAACTACGATCGTGATCTGCGGGGATACACCGCTGGTAATGACCGAGACACTGGAAGGGCTGATGGCGCTGCATGAAGCACAGAAAGCTGCCGCAACCGTCCTCACTGCTGTTATGGAGCAGCCTGCCGGATATGGCCGGATCATCCGGGGCGAAGACGGCGGAGTGCAGAGGATTGTAGAACAGAAGGACTGCACAGAGAGCGAAGCCGCTGTCAGCGAAATCAATACAGGCACTTATTGTTTTGATAACGTTAAGCTATTTGCCGCTCTGGAGAAGGTTACCAATACCAATAACCAGCAGGAATATTATTTGACTGATGTTATCGGTATACTCCGGGCACAGGGAGATATCGTTCTTGGATATCAGGCCCATGATGCTGCAGAGTCTATTGGTGTGAATGACCGCCTGGCGTTGTCCGAAGCGGAAGGCTATATGCGTGAGCGTATCAACCGCGGGCATATGCTGAACGGTGTAACTTTAATCGACCCTGCCTCTACCTATATTGGAGCAGATGTTGTCATTGGAGCAGACACTGTGCTGTATCCGGGCACTGTGCTCAAAGGCAAGACGGTAATCGGCGAAGATTGTGTGATCGGACCAGCGAGCGAAATTGAAGACTGCGTGATTATGGACGGTGCTGTAGTGAAGCATTCCGTACTGAATCAGGCTGAGGTCGGCGCACGGGCTTCCGTTGGGCCTTTTGCGTATTTGCGTCCGGGTGCCGTGCTTGGCGAAGAGGTCAAGATCGGCGATTTCGTGGAGATCAAGAATGCTACAATCGGTCACGGCTCCAAAGTGTCCCATTTAAGCTATGTCGGTGATGCTGAGGTCGGTAAGAATGTGAATATCGGCTGTGGTGCCATCACCGTTAACTATGATGGCTATAACAAGTCAAGAACAGAGATCGGTGATGATGCTTTTATCGGCAGCAATGTGAATCTTGTCGCTCCGGTAACTGTGGGCAAAGGCGCATTCGTTGTCGCCGGATCCACCATCACGCGTTCTGTACCAGAGAATGATCTGGCAGTTGCCAGAGTAAGACAGGAGAACAAGCCGGGTTATGCGGACAAGATCCGCTCCCGTGCCAAAGCGAAGAAAGACCAGTCGAAGAGTCCATCGTAA